Proteins encoded in a region of the Clostridium beijerinckii genome:
- a CDS encoding M50 family metallopeptidase: protein MKKWYMVLILELSILMWLGDYEGYIVISFLWVILHEFAHMIVASKFGCKFNNVNISIFGAKVELSDIDELTERKKMILYLAGPFFNIFMAVVMCYLYGYFKYQIIEDSIKVNFFLGAFNLLPAYPLDGSRVCEILLSKKLLYKRSKKITEIFSFIISGTLFLIFIIIMILHKVNISLFLAVILITYATFIEKEKTMYIIMGDMIKKIRKLKKHNYIENKSISVYYKKGLVNVLSLVDKNKFNSFYILNDDMELISIIHEDELIKALKDYGNITLEEYVQLKKKNN, encoded by the coding sequence ATGAAGAAATGGTATATGGTATTGATTTTAGAACTGTCGATATTAATGTGGCTTGGAGATTATGAAGGTTACATTGTTATTAGTTTTCTGTGGGTAATATTGCATGAATTTGCACATATGATAGTTGCAAGTAAATTTGGGTGCAAATTTAATAATGTTAATATTAGCATATTTGGTGCTAAAGTCGAATTAAGTGACATCGATGAGTTAACTGAAAGAAAAAAAATGATTTTATATTTAGCTGGACCATTTTTCAATATTTTTATGGCTGTGGTTATGTGCTATTTATATGGATATTTTAAGTATCAAATTATTGAAGATAGTATAAAAGTTAATTTCTTTTTAGGAGCATTCAATTTATTGCCTGCTTATCCTCTTGATGGTTCAAGGGTATGTGAAATACTATTATCAAAGAAGCTATTATATAAAAGATCAAAGAAAATTACAGAAATCTTTAGCTTTATTATTTCAGGAACATTATTTTTAATATTTATTATAATAATGATATTACATAAAGTTAATATAAGTTTATTTCTTGCAGTCATATTAATCACATATGCAACATTTATAGAAAAAGAAAAAACTATGTATATAATAATGGGAGATATGATCAAGAAAATAAGAAAGTTAAAAAAGCATAACTATATAGAGAATAAATCAATTTCTGTGTATTATAAAAAAGGTTTAGTTAATGTTTTATCTTTAGTTGATAAAAACAAATTTAACAGTTTTTATATTCTTAATGATGACATGGAACTCATTAGTATAATACATGAAGATGAGCTTATAAAAGCATTAAAGGATTATGGAAATATAACACTAGAAGAGTATGTACAATTAAAAAAGAAAAATAATTAA
- a CDS encoding zinc dependent phospholipase C family protein: protein MDTLLHGKIGYFLSKELIERGYSNIIDSNFFIYGNVLPDLKLKYRMTMHSKNEDWEKVIGIIDEIIYGEIKRNKDISIKLGILSHYLCDFFTFPHNKAFEGNIIRHELYEQTQRILWWKKLSEVWNECTEESRIELKSINDIVDYIEDMHSIYIRNLGDKRRDIFFSNILVRVVLSSILKIKQNIDEYKVEESINRCIV from the coding sequence ATGGATACTTTACTTCATGGGAAAATAGGTTATTTTCTTAGCAAGGAATTAATTGAGAGAGGCTACTCAAATATTATTGATAGTAACTTTTTTATTTATGGAAATGTGTTACCTGATTTAAAGCTCAAATATAGAATGACTATGCATAGTAAAAATGAGGATTGGGAGAAGGTTATAGGGATTATTGATGAAATAATTTATGGTGAAATTAAAAGAAATAAGGATATTTCAATTAAGCTAGGAATATTGAGTCATTACCTATGTGATTTTTTTACTTTTCCACATAATAAAGCTTTTGAAGGAAATATTATTAGGCATGAATTATATGAACAAACTCAAAGAATTTTATGGTGGAAAAAGCTATCTGAAGTGTGGAATGAATGCACAGAGGAATCCAGAATAGAATTAAAGTCTATAAATGATATAGTAGATTATATTGAAGATATGCACAGTATTTATATTAGAAATTTAGGAGATAAAAGGCGAGATATTTTTTTTAGTAATATTTTAGTGAGAGTAGTTTTGTCATCTATATTAAAAATAAAACAAAATATAGATGAATATAAAGTAGAAGAAAGTATTAATAGATGCATAGTATGA